The following DNA comes from Bacteroidales bacterium.
TCAAAAGAGAATCGTAATCGAAAGGGTAGAGTTGAACAACTTTTTTAAAATAATTAAATGCGGTAATATAATCTTTATCTTCATAATAGATAAGCCCTAAACGATAGTTTGCCTGAGTGTTATTGGGCGAATTTTCTACTATTTCTTTATATAAAGTAATAACTTCGTTTGTTTTTCCTAAAGCTAATTTTGGTAAAACCAGTCCAAAACGTGCTTCTTCAGAATAGGGCATTAATGTTAGTGCTTTATTGTAATAAGTTACAGATTCAGTATAAGAACCGGCCATATAATCTAACCAGCCAAGACGAATATTTATTTCGTAGGAATTTTCAACATATACCTTTTTCATACTTTTTATGGCATCGGTATAATTTCCTTCTTTTTCATAAAGATAGCTTTCTTCAAAAGCATTAATTATTTCACTAATACTTTGGCCGAAAGATGATTGTACTCCGAAAAGTAAAAATAGGACGATTGTAATATATTGTTTCTTTAGCATTTTATTTTATTTTTTATTTTGAAAAAAGTTGTCGTGCAGTAATTTTTTCGTTTTTCCTGTTTAAGGTTATTTCCTTAATCCCTTGATTATTTATAGTAATTTCATACGACCAAGAATCTACTTTGCGATTAATAATAAAGTTATCAATCCGTGAAATGAGTTTTATTTCTGAGGGCATTAATTCATCGTCGATAGATATTGTTTTCTGACTATAGTTGGAATGTAGATACATATAAAATGGTGCAATAAAATCTTGGAAGAAAAGACGTGCTTTTCCAAAAATCTGATTGGCAGGAATCTGATCTGTAATTTCCATATCTTTATAAAAACCAGTCTGAATTTTAAAGAAAGATAGATAAAAATGGAAGAGTACGGCTTTCTTGTCTCCTACATAATTCTTAAAATATAATAAATTACTATCGCTGTAAAAATAAGCGTAGGATTCTGTTTTTGCACAATAGATATAGTTATTATTGTAGGTGTCGGCTTTAACCTCCCAGGTAAGAGTTTCTTTTCTTCCTTGCTTATCTATCTCAAATTGAAGCTGTTGACCAGGAATGAAATGTAAAGCATTTTGAAGCAGAGCATTGCTTTGGATATTCCCAATCTTCTGGTCTTTAAATGGTTTATCAAAAAGGTGCAATTCATAATCGCCATTTTGTTTTTGAGAAATATAACGAGCAAAAGGATAATCAAGTGTTTTGGAACCTATATATGGCGTGGCTTGAATTTGAAAATGTAAGTGAGGGTATGGCGATCGTCCAGAATTTCCCACTTTAGCAATGACTTGCCCTTTACGTACAAAATCACCCGCTTTTACAAGTATCGTTCCGTCTTTTAAATGACTTAATTGGGAAAAGAGATAATCGACATGTTTTATAACGATGGAATTCCCCCAATTATTCACTAAATTCATATCGCCAATAATATTATCAGCGATACCACTAATTACTTCCTGAATAAAACCGTCCGCTGGCGCCAAAACATTTTTTTCGTAGCAGTAATAATCCTCAGGATAATCGCCATCATTTTTGTATTCCAGATTTTTTCTGTCGCGGATAACAAAATCCCAAGCATGTTTCCATTCTCCACGATGTGTAAATTCGCCATCGTGACCTTGACTAATATCCCACATTCCGGTTATGGGTAGAGCAAGAGAATGGTATTGTAATTCTCCAAATCTGCGACTGGCATTTCTATAAAAATACAGGTTCTTTTCCGGCGAATAATGTTGAATGACAACCTCTTTTAAGCCTGATTTTTTAGGGAGTCTTAACTTAATGCTGTATAAAAATACAATAACAATAAAGTTAAATGGAAATGCATAAATGGAGAGTTGGAATTTAGAAAAAATCTCCATCGATGCCAAGGTAATAAGTACCACCAAAGGCAGAATAATTACAGTCCATAAATAGCTGTGTTTATTGGGAACTAAAAAGAAACCTCCCAAAGCCATAGATGTTAGAATAAAGTTAAATCCTATATAAGTATAGCTTAATTCGTTTAAGTCGGCTCCAATGAAGGAGTAAAAATAATAGGCGGTATAAAATCCAATTATAGATAAGCTAAGTGCAATTCTTGAATAGATTAGAATTCCTATTGAAATTATAATGCCGGCAAAAATATTGTATTGAAAAAAGATTGCCCCTAAGGATAAGAAATAAACTTTTAAGGAGTAAACAAAGGGGACTTCGTTCCACCAATTATAAATATCTACTAAATCTTTTCCTCCAAGACCATAAATGCTATTTACAAAATATATAGAACGATCGCTTAACCAAATATTTAGAAAAGAAGAGCCCGATAAATCGATAGTCCATATACCAATAAGGAAAGGAATACTTAAAAAAGGAAGTGTGTATTTTCCTAACCAAGCTTCGAAACTGACATTAAGAAAAAGTATGAATAAAGAAACGGCTACGATAATTGAGAATAACTCTATGCTGGGTTGAAAATAAAGTCCAATCCCTAAGCCTGTTAGCAAACCATTGTAAGCATAAGTTCCCTTTTTTATTTTATAATGATCGAAACCTAAAGCATAGGCAAATCCATTGGAAGCAATTGCAGCTAATAGTCCTCCTAATCCCGACCAAACATCAAAGAAACTGACAATGAAAAGTAATATGCCAAATATCTTATTATTCGAAAAGAAGATTTGCGAATAACTGTTTAGTATTCCGTTTAAAAGATCTTTTATGTCGATTTTTGTTTTCAATTTTAGATAGAATATTTTTTACGGTATTGAGACCAAAGGTACGTTAAAACACTTGATATTATGATGATGTTGAAAATCCAGAAAGCCCATTCTCCAATGTCTTGAGTTTTATATAATGCTGTACCCAGATTCCCAATAATCAACCACTGAAAAACATAGATTGCGGTTACATTTTTTCCTAAAAACTGAAAGTAAATGAAGAAAATGGTGTTCTCCGCAACTTTGTTCAACAGAAAAAGAGTGTATACCCAGAACATTACAAAAGCGGTGCTCCACAAAAAGAATAAAAAATTATGATGATAATATTCCGCTAAATTAGTTGAGGTGTTTATCCCAAAGTTTGCTGTGAGCAATAATAATACACCAAGTAATCCTAATGAAATTTTACTCCAGATACTTTTAGTAAAAGCTTCGATATTGATTCTATCAGCCATTATTTTAAAGCCGTAACCCAAAAGGGGATAGGCCAACCAAGGGATTAATGGGAAGTAGGACCAAGATGTTCCTCCAACAAGAAACGCTAAAATATATCTCAAAGAATGATTCTCAAACTGAAGAGGATCAAACAATTGAGATAGAGCTGCTATTGCGACAGCAAGAATAAAATAAACCCAATATTTATTTGTAGCTAATTTTTGAAATAAAGCTAAACTCATTAAACTCAATCCAGCTAAAGGTAAAATATCGACTCCAAAAATATAATGCCAAGGATTTATTTCCCATCCTTTAAAAATGATATTGAAGAGCAAATGGGCGTTAAGACCAATATTTAGAACGATGCCTCCCAAAAACAGGCGAATTCCACGTTTGGTCATATCAGCTGAATTCTTTTTTCCAAAGGCTAAAAAATAGCCCATTATCACCATAAAAACAGGAGCGGCTGGAATTCCTCCTAAGAAAAGGGAGGTGATACCCAAGCTGCCATTAAAGATTTCCTCTTTGGTAAAAAGCTCCATCAGGTGCACTTGTATCATTAAAAGTACAGCAAGGCCTTTTACACTATCAGGGAAATTTAATCGTTTTTTGTTTGCCATAGTTTTGATTAGAAAAGTATTAAAGGGGCTTTCTTTTCTTTGTAATTCTTCGTGCACCTTAGCGGTTCCGTTTTTTTACCACAAAGGCGTACGAAGGATTACAAAATTAACACGAAGGTCTTTTTAGACAGCCTCTTTCATTTTATATAGTTTATTTTAGATATTCCGGAATTACTTCAGGAGCAGTAATGCTTTCCATAGTTTCGCGATTACGGATAGTGTGTACTTCGCCTTCGCGATCAATCATAACAACTTTTGGCCGGTAAGTAATAAATTGCATCCATTGTGTCATATTGTAAGCACCTATACGTTTAATTACAATCTGATCACCAATTTTCATAGAAGGAAATTGGATGGCCTCTCGGATAACATCAATATTCATACAAAGTGGGCCGTAGAGTGTTGTATCTTCTGTGTATTTTGAGGACTGCTGAGCAGGAACAACAATATGTTCGTACCAGAATGAGGTAAAGAGCATATTTACTCCTATATCTAAAATAGTTGCTCTTCTGCCGTCTTTTAATCTTTTGTTTCCGATTACGGATCCTAAAAGATAACCTGCATCATCAATTAAAGCACGACCCGTTTCCAAGAATAAAATGGGTAAATGTTCCGGATCGATAGCAGAATTTATTAATGCATTGGTAATGGCTTCGGCATATTCATCAAAAGAAGGACAAGTGTCACTGCCAGGCAAATAAGCACCTTTTAAAGTGTTTTTGGAGGCAAATCCACCACCCATATCAATATACTTAATCTTATGATTGTATTTTCTGTCCAAGCCAATAGCCAAATCAGCTAATACCTTAGCAGCATTTCCATAGCCGTAAGGTGCCATAATATAGGTTCCGATATGGGTATGTAATCCAACTAAATCAAGCTTTTTGCTTAGCATAATGCGGTTTAAGGCATTCCAAGCATCGCCGTTTTCATAATTAAAACCAAATCTGTCCCATTGAGGATAAATGCCATTGTCCATATTTACTCGAATGGCAACTTTTGGTCGTTTGTCGGTTTCATCAGCCAAGCGGATAATCATATACAATTCATCAAAATGGTCGATATGAATTAAAGATGCATTTTCTATGGCTAAGCGTAAGTCTTCTTCTGTTTTATCCGGGCCGTTAAAAATAATTTGATTTCCGGGAACGCCGTTATTTAATGCTTTCTGATATTCAAAACCGGAAACAACTTCTGCCCAAGAACCCATTTTATGAAAGGTTCGGCAAACGGCATCAATATAATTTGTTTTATAAGACCAAGCAAATTGAACTTTGGGGTAGCGTGTGCTAAATGCCTGATATGCATCCTGATAGGTGTCGTGCATTGTTTTTTCAGAGATAACGAATACAGGCGAACCATGCTCAGCAATAATATCTTTAACAGCTACATTATCTATTTCTGTAATGGGTGTTAGTTGGTTTCCCATTCCAAATTTATCTGGAACTCCGGCATTTATTTTGGTAATTATAGGTCTTTCAAAGAATTTCTTTTCCATGATATTAAGTTTTAATCTTATTTGTGAATATTATCAAGTTCCCCCGTCATCGAAAGTTTTTCGAATTGAGAGATATCACCAATCATATCGTATGAATAGCGAACAAACATCGTTCCTGTACTATAGCTGCTCATGGGCTCTACTTTTTCGCCCATGGCAAGTTTAATTAATGCTTCGGGTATATTTTGACCGGCACCAACAGCAAGATAAACCCAAGCAGGAATACGAGGATTAATTTCTATCATATAATATTTATTATCGTTGGTACGTATCATTTCCAGTTCCATTCCTCCGCGCCATTTTGTATTTTCTATAAGCTTATGAGTCAGATCCAACATTTTTTCATCTTTTATGGTAATTCCACCCCAAGCCTTACCTTTATCGGTAATAAATTGTTTACGCATAGGAACTGCACCAATAGTATTTCCTTCACCATCGCCAAGAGCAACTACATTGACTTCTGTTCCTTTAATAAATTCTTGTACAATAATGGGTAATCCCCATTTGGCACTAATTTTATTAAAATGTGTTGTTAGTTGTTCTTCGTTATATGCAATATTTGCATCGTAGAATTTTCCTTTTACTAAAACAGGAAATTCATATTCTTTTTTTAGTTTGTGAATGTCGGAAACGCTTGTGATATTTGTGCTTTTAGGAACATCAATATTGTACTTTTTTCCAAATTTTGGGAGTACTGCTTTTTGTCGTTCCTCAAACTGTTCTATGGTTGGTAAAAAGGTTTTGATTCCCATTTCCAATAAACGCTTTTCGGCTTTCATAAAAGTGTATAATTCAGCATCGAAATTAGGAATTAATACATCTATATTTTCTTTTTCGTTGATGTATCTAATGCGTTCTATGAGTAGATCAGCACCACCGGAAGGATAGGGAATCTGGTAGGTTTTGTCCACCATATTTTCCATATAAATTCCAGGCTCAAGGTTTTCGTATGCCAATCCAATAATGCGGACATCAAATTCCTTTGACTCACGAAGACTTCGGATAACCGGAATTCCCGGTCCCGGATTATCAGTATTGTTTAAACCAGTTACGGCTATTGTTAGTTGTTTAATCATCTTTCAATCAGATTGAATTGATTAAGAATACTGATAAAATCGAAATAAGCAGATTCAAAAGTGCCTTGACTTACATCATAATTTTCGAGGAAGTGAGCCACTATCTCTTCTTGAGTTTTACCTTCATTCATCAGTTTTAAAATATCTGCACCTACAGGATTTAAAGAGTAGGTTTCTCCTGTGCCTGCGTCGAATACAAAACCCGATTCGCTAATGGCTATATTGTTTTTTAATTTCATCTTAAAATAATTTTGTTAAAGGTTAGAAAGAACTTGTATGAGAAGTTCCCATCTGTATTTATAAATATCGAACATGCTTGATTCATAAGA
Coding sequences within:
- a CDS encoding tetratricopeptide repeat protein, producing MLKKQYITIVLFLLFGVQSSFGQSISEIINAFEESYLYEKEGNYTDAIKSMKKVYVENSYEINIRLGWLDYMAGSYTESVTYYNKALTLMPYSEEARFGLVLPKLALGKTNEVITLYKEIVENSPNNTQANYRLGLIYYEDKDYITAFNYFKKVVQLYPFDYDSLLMLAWTQFKLGHSREAKVLFQKVLMYSPNDTSALEGLKWVN
- a CDS encoding urea transporter; translated protein: MKTKIDIKDLLNGILNSYSQIFFSNNKIFGILLFIVSFFDVWSGLGGLLAAIASNGFAYALGFDHYKIKKGTYAYNGLLTGLGIGLYFQPSIELFSIIVAVSLFILFLNVSFEAWLGKYTLPFLSIPFLIGIWTIDLSGSSFLNIWLSDRSIYFVNSIYGLGGKDLVDIYNWWNEVPFVYSLKVYFLSLGAIFFQYNIFAGIIISIGILIYSRIALSLSIIGFYTAYYFYSFIGADLNELSYTYIGFNFILTSMALGGFFLVPNKHSYLWTVIILPLVVLITLASMEIFSKFQLSIYAFPFNFIVIVFLYSIKLRLPKKSGLKEVVIQHYSPEKNLYFYRNASRRFGELQYHSLALPITGMWDISQGHDGEFTHRGEWKHAWDFVIRDRKNLEYKNDGDYPEDYYCYEKNVLAPADGFIQEVISGIADNIIGDMNLVNNWGNSIVIKHVDYLFSQLSHLKDGTILVKAGDFVRKGQVIAKVGNSGRSPYPHLHFQIQATPYIGSKTLDYPFARYISQKQNGDYELHLFDKPFKDQKIGNIQSNALLQNALHFIPGQQLQFEIDKQGRKETLTWEVKADTYNNNYIYCAKTESYAYFYSDSNLLYFKNYVGDKKAVLFHFYLSFFKIQTGFYKDMEITDQIPANQIFGKARLFFQDFIAPFYMYLHSNYSQKTISIDDELMPSEIKLISRIDNFIINRKVDSWSYEITINNQGIKEITLNRKNEKITARQLFSK
- a CDS encoding DUF1624 domain-containing protein; translation: MANKKRLNFPDSVKGLAVLLMIQVHLMELFTKEEIFNGSLGITSLFLGGIPAAPVFMVIMGYFLAFGKKNSADMTKRGIRLFLGGIVLNIGLNAHLLFNIIFKGWEINPWHYIFGVDILPLAGLSLMSLALFQKLATNKYWVYFILAVAIAALSQLFDPLQFENHSLRYILAFLVGGTSWSYFPLIPWLAYPLLGYGFKIMADRINIEAFTKSIWSKISLGLLGVLLLLTANFGINTSTNLAEYYHHNFLFFLWSTAFVMFWVYTLFLLNKVAENTIFFIYFQFLGKNVTAIYVFQWLIIGNLGTALYKTQDIGEWAFWIFNIIIISSVLTYLWSQYRKKYSI
- a CDS encoding ATP-grasp domain-containing protein, translating into MIKQLTIAVTGLNNTDNPGPGIPVIRSLRESKEFDVRIIGLAYENLEPGIYMENMVDKTYQIPYPSGGADLLIERIRYINEKENIDVLIPNFDAELYTFMKAEKRLLEMGIKTFLPTIEQFEERQKAVLPKFGKKYNIDVPKSTNITSVSDIHKLKKEYEFPVLVKGKFYDANIAYNEEQLTTHFNKISAKWGLPIIVQEFIKGTEVNVVALGDGEGNTIGAVPMRKQFITDKGKAWGGITIKDEKMLDLTHKLIENTKWRGGMELEMIRTNDNKYYMIEINPRIPAWVYLAVGAGQNIPEALIKLAMGEKVEPMSSYSTGTMFVRYSYDMIGDISQFEKLSMTGELDNIHK
- a CDS encoding PqqD family protein — encoded protein: MKLKNNIAISESGFVFDAGTGETYSLNPVGADILKLMNEGKTQEEIVAHFLENYDVSQGTFESAYFDFISILNQFNLIER